The following DNA comes from Ricinus communis isolate WT05 ecotype wild-type chromosome 10, ASM1957865v1, whole genome shotgun sequence.
GAACAGCAACTGCAGCAGGAGTTAAATTCATGTTTGGAGTGATAAAAAAGACATACCAGGGAGTAGATGCATGAAATCACAGCATATATAACGAACACGAAGAACACCTTATAGTTCGCATGGCCAACGCAGTTATTTATCCAAATGCAATGGTGGTCCTTACAATCAATAGGAGACGCACTTCAATACATAAACCAGTGATATTTGTAGTTACACATAAATGAAAGCATAGATCAAGCGTACCATTCGCAACACACATCTTTTGCAAACACGGCAATGATGAGCACGGGGGGGTTTAAAGTGAGAACACTTCTGGCAAAATCGCAAGTCTCCCCCCTGCAACAATAACAAAATAGACAATACTTGCATGAAGGACTATTACACACTGATAAAAAGATAGATAAGCAAGAGTAATGTAGCATAGTTCAATAACTCATTGGAAGAAATCAGTCCAGAGCAATCATGATGTGATAAAACAACCACAAGTTATGATGGTAACAGCAGAAAATTAAGATAGCAATAGAtcccaataaaaaaaaatatatattctgaCCATTCCACCACTTTCGGATGGTGAATGAAATCCAATCTCCAGATagattattcatatatttcaaCAAAGAGCATATATACGAAACTTTAAACTTGAACAAAAACATGTGGCAGGCTGGTTGCTTAAAGGCACAACTTAAGAGATTATTAGTGTCCAAACCATAAATCTCTAGAAGCCTAATTAACGCACAGTATCAAGAATATGTGATGGCCTCCATTTATGCGAGCACCTCTTGCAgtattaataaattgttaTTATATCATCAATCCAAGAGCATCGTTTTCAAAATGACAAAAGCTATAATTAAATACCAATAAAATACAACTGAACTGTTCTAATCTGTTAACTTTCCAAATCAGCAATTAAGTAGCATTGCAGCATATGAAGACAAATGCTTTCTTCCATGGCTAATCACTAATACATACTGTCATCCGTCAAAAGTTACAACAGTGATATATAAAGGTAAATCCAAGAACCAAAACTAGACACCAATAAGCCTAAATGACAGGTGAAAATATCACATTAACTCACGATCCTGGATCATAAGTTAACAATTTGACGGACTTAACCTATTAAAGAATCTAAAGATCCAGCTGGCCAATAAGAGAGTTAACTTTCTTTACTAATTCTATTTGAAGTCCTTTAACAAAAACATTTCTTCCATTTATGGATCAGAAATGTTCATAATCTAAAAAACATTTCACCGTTTTTAGGAATTTAAGATTGCCAAGATTCTAAATACTATGGAACCTaccatttctcaaataaataatacctaTCTGGCTCCTAACAcagtaaatttaaaatcttctacaaaataataacaaacacAAAAAGGAGccctttgatttcttttaacaaaatCAGCCAAAACTGATAAAAACAAAATGTTTAAACGTAAATATAACGATTGAAAAGATTAAACatttacattatatatatataaacaaagaTAAAGTATTAAACTACAGTACTTTGCGTTTGATCTCATGGACAGGGTTATCGGCATCTTCAATATCAGGCGTGTAAGTTGATGGGACCCGACCCGGATCCGTGTAGATAGCGTAAGCATAGTTGAGAATACACATGAAAGCCATAGCAGTGAAGACAACGGCGTTCATGATTCCAGGCGAGGTCATAAGACCGAACCAACCTTCTATAAACACAAACAGCGTCGAAAAGTAAATGTAGATTATTGCCAAAACGACGACGGTTACCGGTACAGAGAAACCCGAACTTCGCTTCATTGTTTGTTAACTGGTCACCAGAGGCACCGGCGTCCGAAACGACGGCGTCCCCTGAGTTCCTTGTTAGGATTcgttatttcttatttttttgttgGGGGACAGGAAATATGGAGGTGAAGGGGTTGTTGGCGGTCTGTGCGTTCTAGATGCTGCgttagtttcttcttttattactTAAATAGCCTTTGGGTCTCTTTGTTTTTACAGTCTGAAGAGTCGATTAGTTTGAAAAATGATCCTGATGCTTTACTCCATTTGTTAAATGGGACCCTGAAGTTCTTTTTGGACCAAAATATAaccttatattttaaataaggaATAATTTACTATTTGCCCCCCTCGTTTGTgtatattatactaattacttttaatatttaaaaattatattttttatttttttattttataattttatactaaaaaccTCTTCCGTTTAAATTTTCGTTAAACAACCATTAACTAGgtttgatttatattatttgctTTTGATCTTTaatgtaatatacaaatttccccttatagtttatttgttatattaaaactccattatctaatttttatataaaaatcaattttaatgtttgtaaaaataattaattaataattactttaatttttagcataattaaattccagtaaaatttaaatattttaaaagtacttatattaattaaaatattaaaaattcatatgatttaattttaaattattaaaataaaatagatagtattattattattattaattttgttatattagacttataactttgataagaaatttgaagatcaaattatttttttatcaatttagataTTTGATTACATTGACttctaaaatgtaaaaatattttagtgcaataaataaaatataagtgcagtttatatatcacataaaaaCTTAGGGGTTAATGACAcataaaatctttattttgacacataatttatatattaactattttaaatatgtgtacttaacttttgaacataaaatttttattttgatatgtatatttatttttaatgcatAAAAAGCAAActtacatataattttatggtttattctattaatttattgattattaagtaatatttttaattaaatattgactctaatattaaaaaataatatattaattatattttaatattatatttgactAACTAATAGTTTTTAAATCAGATAATGGTATTAATCCTAtcataagaaataacatattaattatattttaatattatattatctaataaatagtttcctaatcaaataatgaaactaattctatcataagaaataacatattaattatattttaatattatattaactaattaaattaattctctaattagataataattctaatttcaaaaataggcatcttaaattatattttttgatattatattgaacaattaaattaattttttaattacataataagtttttaatcctaaaaaaataataatatcaattatattaatagtattaatttatattaatttatataataataaaattttaaaaaattaaaaagaatatttaaaaataattaattt
Coding sequences within:
- the LOC8258384 gene encoding probable protein S-acyltransferase 16; this translates as MKRSSGFSVPVTVVVLAIIYIYFSTLFVFIEGWFGLMTSPGIMNAVVFTAMAFMCILNYAYAIYTDPGRVPSTYTPDIEDADNPVHEIKRKGGDLRFCQKCSHFKPPRAHHCRVCKRCVLRMDHHCIWINNCVGHANYKVFFVFVIYAVISCIYSLVLLIGSLTIDPQKDEQQSSGSFRSIYVISGVLLIPLSVALGILLGWHVYLILQNKTTIEYHEGVRAMWLAEKGGDVYKHPYDIGAYENLTMVLGPSIFCWACPTSGHVGSGLRFRTAYDNPTVASTSK